A region from the Andrena cerasifolii isolate SP2316 chromosome 11, iyAndCera1_principal, whole genome shotgun sequence genome encodes:
- the Ergic53 gene encoding lectin, mannose binding protein ergic53 isoform X1, whose product MKMAAEVGWLLIFHVFFLINTVFGEIPHRKFEYQYSFKPPYLAQKDGSVPFWEYGGNAIASAENVRVAPSLRSQKGAIWVKQPVLCDWWEVELIFRVTGRGRIGADGLAFWYTSSKGAYNGTVFGSSDMWNGLGIFFDSFDNDNKHNNPYIMAVLNDGTKTFDHTNDGTTQLSAGCLRDFRNKPFATRAKIEYYQNTLTVLFHNGMTSNEQDYEMCFRVENVVLPKAGYFGVSAATGGLADDHDVSHFLTHSLYPPEQLRPDMQKVSMEEQQKLSQEYLDYQKKLEQQKEEYRRDHPDEQREKEDFEFFETDNQRELRQIFSGQSQMFDALRELNRKLDEVVGRQERSLSLISQLQLGGIQAGGGQPGQQIQLIDTIRRQEVETLLGNQNAIINTAREIKSFMNDVYTKTDTILNNQARAPTAQVPVQQMGYDSQSLISEMRDGLNALKRDIGQMGAKLNGGTVDCPTTNCLTTTMFLMFVGVQMIILLAYSMYRDNKEAQAKKLY is encoded by the exons ATGAAGATGGCCGCCGAGGTAGGGTggcttttaatttttcatgtattttttctaattaacaCGGTCTTCGGTGAAATACCCCATCGGAAATTTGAGTATCAGTATTCGTTTAAGCCACCGTATCTAGCACAAAAAGATGGGAGCGTGCCTTTCTGGGAATACGGAGGAA ATGCAATTGCTAGTGCAGAGAATGTTAGAGTAGCTCCATCGTTGAGAAGTCAGAAAG GTGCAATATGGGTGAAACAGCCAGTTCTCTGTGATTGGTGGGAGGTGGAGTTGATATTTAGGGTAACTGGAAGAGGAAGGATCGGAGCCGATGGTTTAGCATTTTGGTATACCAGTTCGAAGGGCGCTTATAACGGCACTGTATTTGGTAGCTCTGATATGTGGAATGGTCTTGGAATTTTTTTCGACTCCTTCGACAATGACAATAAACACAACAACCCCTACATTATGGCTGTCCTCAACGATGGCACAAAAACCTTCGATCATACAAA TGACGGTACTACGCAATTGTCCGCTGGTTGCTTGCGAGATTTTCGTAATAAACCGTTTGCTACTAGAGCAAAAATTGAGTACTACCAAAATACGCTAACA GTGTTATTCCATAACGGTATGACAAGTAATGAACAAGATTATGAGATGTGTTTCCGAGTTGAGAACGTCGTTTTACCCAAAGCGGGATATTTTGGTGTTTCTGCTGCTACTG GTGGTTTGGCTGATGATCACGACGTTTCTCATTTCCTAACACATTCTCTATACCCTCCTGAGCAATTAAGGCCAGATATGCAGAAAGTTTCTATGGAGGAACAGCAAAAGCTCAGCCAAGAGTATTTGGATTACCAGAAGAAATTGGAACAGCAAAAGGAGGAATACCGCAG AGACCACCCAGACGAACAGCGTGAAAAAGAAGACTTCGAGTTCTTTGAAACTGACAATCAGAGGGAGTTGCGGCAAATCTTTTCCGGCCAAAGTCAAATGTTTGACGCGTTGCGGGAGCTGAATAGAAAGTTAGATGAAGTGGTTGGGAGGCAAGAGAGATCTTTAAGCTTAATATCTCAGCTTCAATTGGGAG GCATACAGGCGGGGGGAGGTCAACCAGGACAGCAGATTCAGCTAATCGACACAATACGTCGGCAAGAGGTCGAAACTCTGCTAGGCAATCAAAATGCTATAATAAATACAGCTAGGGAAATTAAATCATTTATGAACGACGTATATACCAAGACGGACACTATCTTGAATAATCAAGCTCGCGCTCCAACGGCACAGGTGCCT GTACAACAAATGGGATATGACTCTCAGTCTCTGATTTCTGAAATGCGAGACGGACTTAACGCTCTGAAACGAGATATCGGACAGATGGGTGCTAAATTGAACGGTGGGACCGTTGATTGTCCTACAACGAATTGTTTAACAACAACAATGTTCTTGATGTTTGTGGGAGTTCAAATGATTATTTTATTAGCGTACAGCATGTATCG TGACAATAAAGAAGCACAGGCAAAGAAGTTATATTAA
- the Ergic53 gene encoding lectin, mannose binding protein ergic53 isoform X2: protein MKMAAEVGWLLIFHVFFLINTVFGEIPHRKFEYQYSFKPPYLAQKDGSVPFWEYGGNAIASAENVRVAPSLRSQKGAIWVKQPVLCDWWEVELIFRVTGRGRIGADGLAFWYTSSKGAYNGTVFGSSDMWNGLGIFFDSFDNDNKHNNPYIMAVLNDGTKTFDHTNDGTTQLSAGCLRDFRNKPFATRAKIEYYQNTLTVLFHNGMTSNEQDYEMCFRVENVVLPKAGYFGVSAATGGLADDHDVSHFLTHSLYPPEQLRPDMQKVSMEEQQKLSQEYLDYQKKLEQQKEEYRRDHPDEQREKEDFEFFETDNQRELRQIFSGQSQMFDALRELNRKLDEVVGRQERSLSLISQLQLGGIQAGGGQPGQQIQLIDTIRRQEVETLLGNQNAIINTAREIKSFMNDVYTKTDTILNNQARAPTAQVQQMGYDSQSLISEMRDGLNALKRDIGQMGAKLNGGTVDCPTTNCLTTTMFLMFVGVQMIILLAYSMYRDNKEAQAKKLY, encoded by the exons ATGAAGATGGCCGCCGAGGTAGGGTggcttttaatttttcatgtattttttctaattaacaCGGTCTTCGGTGAAATACCCCATCGGAAATTTGAGTATCAGTATTCGTTTAAGCCACCGTATCTAGCACAAAAAGATGGGAGCGTGCCTTTCTGGGAATACGGAGGAA ATGCAATTGCTAGTGCAGAGAATGTTAGAGTAGCTCCATCGTTGAGAAGTCAGAAAG GTGCAATATGGGTGAAACAGCCAGTTCTCTGTGATTGGTGGGAGGTGGAGTTGATATTTAGGGTAACTGGAAGAGGAAGGATCGGAGCCGATGGTTTAGCATTTTGGTATACCAGTTCGAAGGGCGCTTATAACGGCACTGTATTTGGTAGCTCTGATATGTGGAATGGTCTTGGAATTTTTTTCGACTCCTTCGACAATGACAATAAACACAACAACCCCTACATTATGGCTGTCCTCAACGATGGCACAAAAACCTTCGATCATACAAA TGACGGTACTACGCAATTGTCCGCTGGTTGCTTGCGAGATTTTCGTAATAAACCGTTTGCTACTAGAGCAAAAATTGAGTACTACCAAAATACGCTAACA GTGTTATTCCATAACGGTATGACAAGTAATGAACAAGATTATGAGATGTGTTTCCGAGTTGAGAACGTCGTTTTACCCAAAGCGGGATATTTTGGTGTTTCTGCTGCTACTG GTGGTTTGGCTGATGATCACGACGTTTCTCATTTCCTAACACATTCTCTATACCCTCCTGAGCAATTAAGGCCAGATATGCAGAAAGTTTCTATGGAGGAACAGCAAAAGCTCAGCCAAGAGTATTTGGATTACCAGAAGAAATTGGAACAGCAAAAGGAGGAATACCGCAG AGACCACCCAGACGAACAGCGTGAAAAAGAAGACTTCGAGTTCTTTGAAACTGACAATCAGAGGGAGTTGCGGCAAATCTTTTCCGGCCAAAGTCAAATGTTTGACGCGTTGCGGGAGCTGAATAGAAAGTTAGATGAAGTGGTTGGGAGGCAAGAGAGATCTTTAAGCTTAATATCTCAGCTTCAATTGGGAG GCATACAGGCGGGGGGAGGTCAACCAGGACAGCAGATTCAGCTAATCGACACAATACGTCGGCAAGAGGTCGAAACTCTGCTAGGCAATCAAAATGCTATAATAAATACAGCTAGGGAAATTAAATCATTTATGAACGACGTATATACCAAGACGGACACTATCTTGAATAATCAAGCTCGCGCTCCAACGGCACAG GTACAACAAATGGGATATGACTCTCAGTCTCTGATTTCTGAAATGCGAGACGGACTTAACGCTCTGAAACGAGATATCGGACAGATGGGTGCTAAATTGAACGGTGGGACCGTTGATTGTCCTACAACGAATTGTTTAACAACAACAATGTTCTTGATGTTTGTGGGAGTTCAAATGATTATTTTATTAGCGTACAGCATGTATCG TGACAATAAAGAAGCACAGGCAAAGAAGTTATATTAA
- the Vti1a gene encoding vesicle transport through interaction with t-SNAREs 1a, protein MASLIDNYEQQYAVLTADITAKIGKIRTQSGNEKRAFVQDVDRQIEEAQELLEQIELEVRGVNGAARDRLRGRVESHRAELKRLAQEFQLAKRPKDESIEMSREDSWESNITEDQKKRLLDTSERIDRTGRTLQNGYRMVLETEEIGSHVLKELHEQRETIQKGRGRLRETDAELGRGSRLLSGMIFRSVQQKIILAGVALTLVIVACFLVYYSFKSSS, encoded by the exons ATGGCGTCGCTCATTGACAACTATGAGCAACAATACGCCGTTTTGACAGCTGACATTACCGCAAAGATCGGTAAAATAAGAACACAAAGCGGCA ATGAGAAACGAGCTTTCGTTCAAGATGTGGACAGACAGATCGAGGAGGCCCAGGAGCTG CTCGAGCAAATCGAGCTGGAGGTTCGTGGGGTGAACGGTGCTGCCCGTGACCGATTACGTGGTCGCGTGGAAAGTCATAGAGCTGAATTAAAGAGATTGGCGCAAGAATTTCAATTGGCTAAGAGGCCGAAAGATGAGAGCATTGAAATGAGTAGAGAAGACTCTTGGGAAAGCAATATCACAGAAGATCAGAAGAAGAGATTGTTGGATACTTCAGAGAGAATAGATCGCACTGGTAGAACTTTACAGAATGGTTATCGAATGGTACTAGAAACAGAAGAAATTGGTTCCCACGTTTTAAAGGAATTGCACGAGCAGAGAGAGACGATCCAAAAGGGGAGGGGAAGA TTACGAGAGACAGATGCAGAGCTGGGGCGAGGATCTCGGTTGTTATCAGGAATGATTTTCAGAAGCGTtcagcaaaaaattattttagcagGCGTAGCATTAACGCTAGTAATTGTTGCTTGCTTCCTCGTTTACTACAGTTTCAAGTCCAGCAGCTAA
- the LOC143374684 gene encoding long-chain-fatty-acid--CoA ligase 1 isoform X2: protein MSSCCFSPEPIRPPIDLSDQSDTVKGTDLIRVSRFYKDSKEGKFVSYIHEDTRTLYEGFRKGAKESNNGPCLGWRDGPNKPYQWLHYNETLLRAKNFGSGLVSMGLPPGSHTLIGLYSQNCPEWILTEQACYTYSLVVVPLYDTLGPDACAFIINQAEINLVVCENDQKCNLLLDKAPRCLRKLVVIKDMRPATQQRAKNRGVDLVRFEDVERLGAQKNHPEVPPKLNDLCTVCYTSGTTGNPKGVMLTHQNVMAGVCAVLLQLGDQKPSNKDTMISFLPLAHMLERCCENGMYMVGGSVGFYSGDIKTLSEDMKALRPTVMPAVPRLLNRMYDKVQTELQSSCLKRLVFSMGMRAKEAEIKKGIIRNNSIWDKFAFGKIKESTGGRLRLMVVGSAPLAGNVLTFARCALGCLVVEGYGQTECCAPVTLTIQGDHLPEHVGPPVACCCVKLVDVPEMEYYAKKSKGEVCVKGTNVFVGYFKDPEKTAEVIDEYGWHHTGDIGMWLPNGTLKIIDRKKHIFKLSQGEYIVPEKIENIYLRSQYVHQVFVHGESLKSCVVGIVVPDVDVVKCWAVENGIPGTLSVLCANPQVKQLILDDMLAWGKEAGLKSFEQVKDIYLHPDPFSVQNGLLTPTLKAKRPQLKDYFKPQIEDLYRHLD from the exons ATGTCGTCGTGTTGTTTCTCCCCCGAGCCCATTCGACCACCGATCGACCTCAGCGATCAGTCCGACACAGTAAAG GGCACCGACCTAATCAGAGTGTCGAGGTTTTATAAGGACAGCAAGGAGGGGAAGTTCGTAAGCTACATTCACGAGGACACGAGAACCCTCTATGAAGGTTTCCGCAAAGGCGCCAAAGAGTCCA ACAATGGCCCCTGTCTGGGCTGGCGTGACGGACCCAACAAACCATACCAATGGCTTCATTACAACGAGACGCTGCTGCGAGCGAAGAATTTCGGCTCCGGATTGGTGTCCATGGGCCTCCCGCCAGGCTCCCACACTCTCATAGGCCTCTACTCCCAAAACTGCCCCGAATGGATCCTCACAGAGCAGGCCTGCTACACGTACTCCCTCGTGGTCGTGCCACTGTACGACACGCTGGGCCCCGACGCCTGCGCCTTCATCATCAACCAGGCTGAGATCAACCTGGTGGTGTGCGAGAACGACCAGAAGTGCAACTTGCTGCTCGATAAGGCGCCTAG ATGTCTGAGGAAGCTGGTAGTGATAAAAGATATGCGGCCGGCGACGCAGCAGAGGGCGAAGAACCGCGGCGTCGATTTGGTCAGGTTCGAGGATGTCGAGCGTCTGGGCGCGCAGAAGAATCATCCGGAAGTGCCGCCAAAATTGAACGACCTGTGCACGGTGTGCTACACTTCGGGGACCACGGGCAACCCAAAGGGGGTGATGCTGACCCACCAGAACGTGATGGCAGGCGTGTGCGCGGTCCTGCTGCAGCTCGGCGACCAGAAGCCCTCGAACAAGGACACGATGATCAGCTTTTTGCCTCTGGCACACATGTTGGAACGGTGCTGCGAGAACGGCATGTACATGGTGGGCGGGTCCGTGGGCTTTTACAGCGGTGACATCAAAACGTTGTCCGAGGATATGAAAGCCTTGAGGCCTACCGTGATGCCAGCGGTCCCGAGGCTCTTGAATCGAATGTACGACAAG GTCCAAACTGAACTTCAGAGCTCGTGCCTGAAGAGGCTGGTGTTCAGCATGGGGATGCGAGCGAAGGAGGCGGAGATCAAGAAGGGGATCATCAGGAACAACAGTATTTGGGACAAGTTTGCTTTCGGGAAGATCAAAGAATCGACTGGCGGAAGACTGAGACTGATGGTCGTAGGATCTGCCCCGCTCGCGGGAAATGTCCTCACGTTCGCCAGGTGCGCTCTAGGGTGCCTCGTCGTCGAGGGTTACGGGCAAACAGAGTGCTGTGCACCGGTCACTCTTACGATTCAG GGTGATCATTTACCGGAACACGTGGGACCACCGGTCGCTTGCTGCTGCGTTAAATTAGTGGACGTCCCGGAAATGGAATACTACGCCAAGAAAAGCAAAGGCGAGGTGTGCGTGAAGGGCACCAACGTCTTCGTTGGATACTTCAAGGATCCGGAAAAAACGGCGGAAGTTATCGACGAATATGGATGGCATCACACAGGGGACATCGGCATGTGGTTGCCT AACGGAACGCTGAAGATAATCGACCGGAAGAAACACATCTTCAAGTTGTCGCAGGGAGAATACATAGTTCcagaaaaaatcgaaaatatttatttacgcaGTCAATATGTACATCAAGTATTCGTCCACGGGGAGTCCCTGAAATCTTGCGTCGTAGGAATAGTGGTGCCGGATGTGGATGTCGTGAAATGTTGGGCGGTGGAGAACGGTATACCAGGCACGTTAAGCGTGCTGTGTGCCAACCCACAGGTTAAACAGTTGATCCTGGATGACATGCTTGCATGGGGAAAAGAAGCTGGCCTTAAATCCTTCGAACAG GTGAAAGATATTTATTTGCATCCGGACCCGTTCTCCGTGCAGAATGGCCTTCTCACGCCAACATTGAAGGCAAAACGGCCTCAGTTGAAAGACTACTTCAAACCCCAGATAGAGGATCTCTACAGACATTTGGACTGA
- the LOC143374684 gene encoding long-chain-fatty-acid--CoA ligase 1 isoform X1 — MWQVLQSDEYLPYLGGAAGILVVTGIAAYHAIKPKSKEPLFPLDTQSVLLPGTDLIRVSRFYKDSKEGKFVSYIHEDTRTLYEGFRKGAKESNNGPCLGWRDGPNKPYQWLHYNETLLRAKNFGSGLVSMGLPPGSHTLIGLYSQNCPEWILTEQACYTYSLVVVPLYDTLGPDACAFIINQAEINLVVCENDQKCNLLLDKAPRCLRKLVVIKDMRPATQQRAKNRGVDLVRFEDVERLGAQKNHPEVPPKLNDLCTVCYTSGTTGNPKGVMLTHQNVMAGVCAVLLQLGDQKPSNKDTMISFLPLAHMLERCCENGMYMVGGSVGFYSGDIKTLSEDMKALRPTVMPAVPRLLNRMYDKVQTELQSSCLKRLVFSMGMRAKEAEIKKGIIRNNSIWDKFAFGKIKESTGGRLRLMVVGSAPLAGNVLTFARCALGCLVVEGYGQTECCAPVTLTIQGDHLPEHVGPPVACCCVKLVDVPEMEYYAKKSKGEVCVKGTNVFVGYFKDPEKTAEVIDEYGWHHTGDIGMWLPNGTLKIIDRKKHIFKLSQGEYIVPEKIENIYLRSQYVHQVFVHGESLKSCVVGIVVPDVDVVKCWAVENGIPGTLSVLCANPQVKQLILDDMLAWGKEAGLKSFEQVKDIYLHPDPFSVQNGLLTPTLKAKRPQLKDYFKPQIEDLYRHLD, encoded by the exons ATGTGGCAGG TGTTACAGTCCGACGAGTATCTGCCTTATTTGGGTGGAGCAGCAGGAATCCTCGTAGTCACTGGAATTGCAGCTTATCATGCAATCAAGCCAAAGTCAAAAGAACCGCTATTTCCTCTTGATACTCAGTCCGTGTTACTTCCG GGCACCGACCTAATCAGAGTGTCGAGGTTTTATAAGGACAGCAAGGAGGGGAAGTTCGTAAGCTACATTCACGAGGACACGAGAACCCTCTATGAAGGTTTCCGCAAAGGCGCCAAAGAGTCCA ACAATGGCCCCTGTCTGGGCTGGCGTGACGGACCCAACAAACCATACCAATGGCTTCATTACAACGAGACGCTGCTGCGAGCGAAGAATTTCGGCTCCGGATTGGTGTCCATGGGCCTCCCGCCAGGCTCCCACACTCTCATAGGCCTCTACTCCCAAAACTGCCCCGAATGGATCCTCACAGAGCAGGCCTGCTACACGTACTCCCTCGTGGTCGTGCCACTGTACGACACGCTGGGCCCCGACGCCTGCGCCTTCATCATCAACCAGGCTGAGATCAACCTGGTGGTGTGCGAGAACGACCAGAAGTGCAACTTGCTGCTCGATAAGGCGCCTAG ATGTCTGAGGAAGCTGGTAGTGATAAAAGATATGCGGCCGGCGACGCAGCAGAGGGCGAAGAACCGCGGCGTCGATTTGGTCAGGTTCGAGGATGTCGAGCGTCTGGGCGCGCAGAAGAATCATCCGGAAGTGCCGCCAAAATTGAACGACCTGTGCACGGTGTGCTACACTTCGGGGACCACGGGCAACCCAAAGGGGGTGATGCTGACCCACCAGAACGTGATGGCAGGCGTGTGCGCGGTCCTGCTGCAGCTCGGCGACCAGAAGCCCTCGAACAAGGACACGATGATCAGCTTTTTGCCTCTGGCACACATGTTGGAACGGTGCTGCGAGAACGGCATGTACATGGTGGGCGGGTCCGTGGGCTTTTACAGCGGTGACATCAAAACGTTGTCCGAGGATATGAAAGCCTTGAGGCCTACCGTGATGCCAGCGGTCCCGAGGCTCTTGAATCGAATGTACGACAAG GTCCAAACTGAACTTCAGAGCTCGTGCCTGAAGAGGCTGGTGTTCAGCATGGGGATGCGAGCGAAGGAGGCGGAGATCAAGAAGGGGATCATCAGGAACAACAGTATTTGGGACAAGTTTGCTTTCGGGAAGATCAAAGAATCGACTGGCGGAAGACTGAGACTGATGGTCGTAGGATCTGCCCCGCTCGCGGGAAATGTCCTCACGTTCGCCAGGTGCGCTCTAGGGTGCCTCGTCGTCGAGGGTTACGGGCAAACAGAGTGCTGTGCACCGGTCACTCTTACGATTCAG GGTGATCATTTACCGGAACACGTGGGACCACCGGTCGCTTGCTGCTGCGTTAAATTAGTGGACGTCCCGGAAATGGAATACTACGCCAAGAAAAGCAAAGGCGAGGTGTGCGTGAAGGGCACCAACGTCTTCGTTGGATACTTCAAGGATCCGGAAAAAACGGCGGAAGTTATCGACGAATATGGATGGCATCACACAGGGGACATCGGCATGTGGTTGCCT AACGGAACGCTGAAGATAATCGACCGGAAGAAACACATCTTCAAGTTGTCGCAGGGAGAATACATAGTTCcagaaaaaatcgaaaatatttatttacgcaGTCAATATGTACATCAAGTATTCGTCCACGGGGAGTCCCTGAAATCTTGCGTCGTAGGAATAGTGGTGCCGGATGTGGATGTCGTGAAATGTTGGGCGGTGGAGAACGGTATACCAGGCACGTTAAGCGTGCTGTGTGCCAACCCACAGGTTAAACAGTTGATCCTGGATGACATGCTTGCATGGGGAAAAGAAGCTGGCCTTAAATCCTTCGAACAG GTGAAAGATATTTATTTGCATCCGGACCCGTTCTCCGTGCAGAATGGCCTTCTCACGCCAACATTGAAGGCAAAACGGCCTCAGTTGAAAGACTACTTCAAACCCCAGATAGAGGATCTCTACAGACATTTGGACTGA
- the LOC143374699 gene encoding uncharacterized protein LOC143374699: protein MSPSQYLLLLVAGTFCVYGLWRTGSFSWQTSTVHAKASIQFDLSIPATSVLHRFPNRTSRRAIDRNHRKYRGAVSKYMLELYHRRSDVDIVRALQPIHVSGPTNDGSRVLVFSVPPVDPVETLEVAELLGVAGDILRVHLDRSNALERCKSRRDDSWRAFNVTSAVVARDGNVVRLRVYGRVGYRSCGDGPILLLSYSKTKKRRPRRSVQEDEQEEDDGARRRRRNSCRRRPLYVDFALIAYDEWVVAPPGYEAYQCAGKCFYPFGDHLSPTKHAIVQTLVHGALQGVEGGNKPVGRACCVPTRLAPTSLLYLDASGTLTYQYGYEDMVVAECGCR from the coding sequence ATGAGTCCCTCTCAGTATCTGCTGCTACTCGTCGCTGGGACCTTTTGCGTCTACGGGTTGTGGAGGACAGGCTCGTTTTCATGGCAGACGTCCACCGTGCACGCGAAGGCGTCGATACAGTTCGACCTCTCCATCCCAGCCACCTCGGTGCTTCATCGATTCCCCAACAGAACTAGCAGAAGGGCCATCGACAGGAATCATAGAAAGTACCGCGGTGCAGTGTCCAAGTACATGCTGGAACTGTACCACCGGAGATCAGACGTGGACATTGTCAGGGCCCTTCAACCTATCCACGTGTCAGGCCCAACGAACGACGGGTCCCGGGTGCTAGTGTTCTCAGTGCCACCAGTGGACCCAGTGGAGACTCTGGAGGTAGCGGAGCTGCTGGGTGTCGCCGGAGATATCCTCAGAGTGCACCTGGACCGGTCGAACGCCTTGGAACGCTGCAAGTCAAGGAGGGATGACAGTTGGAGGGCGTTCAACGTCACTTCAGCCGTGGTAGCGAGGGATGGGAACGTCGTGAGGCTTCGCGTCTATGGGAGAGTAGGCTATCGCTCCTGCGGGGATGGCCCTATATTGCTGCTGAGCTATAGTAAGACAAAGAAGAGGCGTCCCAGGCGGTCTGTTCAGGAGGACGAGCAGGAGGAGGACGATGGGGCACGCAGAAGGCGCAGGAACTCCTGCAGACGTCGTCCGTTGTACGTGGACTTCGCGTTGATAGCGTATGACGAGTGGGTGGTTGCGCCGCCAGGCTACGAAGCATATCAGTGCGCTGGCAAGTGTTTCTATCCGTTTGGCGACCATCTGAGTCCGACCAAGCACGCGATCGTCCAGACCCTAGTGCACGGGGCTCTTCAGGGGGTTGAAGGTGGTAACAAACCTGTTGGAAGAGCTTGCTGCGTACCTACCAGGCTGGCGCCCACTAGTCTGCTTTACCTTGATGCTAGTGGGACCTTGACGTATCAGTATGGGTACGAAGACATGGTTGTCGCGGAGTGTGGGTGTCGCTGA